From a single Pempheris klunzingeri isolate RE-2024b chromosome 2, fPemKlu1.hap1, whole genome shotgun sequence genomic region:
- the tmem183a gene encoding transmembrane protein 183A isoform X2 yields the protein MPKKGNRKRLKFRAGDVCSESVTVADYADADPAVVKSGRVKKAVVNAVEKEVKLLCGLEASQGAVEEVLSSAAGVTADALDSGEDPDPEEDGENETKVARKKKNKRRKESSESSEGEEYPMDIWLVLASYIRPEDVCRFALICRNAWTVTCTAVFWTRLYKRHYRIDVDLPFRLQPESIDRMRCLRARVIRSLFHLYEPFDLRVSKIPALPESTPTTLLNSKCLLFWVRKVPGTRPEALWEFNFKFLKQGHGKNGCAKSLHTPRQYEDVHKNPDSDCYVLQVTTLNFIFTPVVMGMTLTLFTINVSTDMRHHRVRLVFQDSPLQRGKKRADQGGIQVVLDPVQSVKLMDWWHPQYPSSPYT from the exons ATGCCCAAGAAAGGGAACCGAAAACGGCTGAAATTTAGGGCCGGGGACGTTTGTTCGGAATCAG TGACCGTTGCTGATTATGCTGATGCCGACCCAGCCGTTGTGAAGTCAGGGAGGGTGAAAAAGGCTGTGGTAAATGCAGTTGAAAAGGAAG TAAAATTACTCTGCGGCTTGGAAGCATCCCAAGGTGCTGTGGAGGAGGTCCTCTCGTCTGCAGCGGGTGTCACAGCTGATGCTTTGGATAGTGGTGAGGACCCAGACCCTGAAGaggatggagaaaatgaaactAAAGTGGCCcgcaagaagaaaaacaagaggagaaaag agagcagtgagagcaGTGAGGGGGAGGAGTATCCTATGGATATTTGGTTAGTGCTTGCCTCCTACATTCGGCCTGAGGATGTATGCCGATTTGCTCTCATCTGTAGGAATGCCTGGACAGTCACTTGCACTGCAGTTTTTTGGACCAGGCTCTACAAAAG ACACTATAGGATTGATGTTGACCTGCCGTTTCGTCTCCAGCCTGAATCCATTGACAGAATGCGCTGTTTACGGGCCCGTGTGATCCGCTCCCTTTTCCATTTGTATGAGCCGTTCGACTTGCGTGTCTCAAAAATTCCCGCCCTGCCAGAATCCACGCCCACAACCCTGCTCAACTCCAAG tgTTTACTGTTCTGGGTCAGAAAAGTGCCAGGGACTCGGCCAGAGGCATTGTGGGAGTTTAACTTTAAGTTTTTAAAACAG GGGCACGGTAAGAATGGTTGTGCCAAGTCCTTGCACACGCCCAGGCAATATGAAGATGTCCACAAGAACCCAGACTCTGACTGCTACGTGCTTCAGGTCACCACCCTCAACTTCATCTTCACCCCTGTGGTCATGGGCATGACGTTAACCCTG TTCACAATCAATGTTAGCACAGACATGCGCCACCACCGCGTCCGTCTGGTGTTCCAGGACTCGCCGCTCCAGCGTGGGAAGAAGAGGGCGGACCAGGGTGGGATCCAGGTGGTGCTGGATCCCGTACAGAGTGTGAAGCTCATGGACTGGTGGCACCCACAGTATCCCTCTTCACCCTACACGTAG
- the tmem183a gene encoding transmembrane protein 183A isoform X1 yields MPKKGNRKRLKFRAGDVCSESVTVADYADADPAVVKSGRVKKAVVNAVEKEVKLLCGLEASQGAVEEVLSSAAGVTADALDSGEDPDPEEDGENETKVARKKKNKRRKESSESSEGEEYPMDIWLVLASYIRPEDVCRFALICRNAWTVTCTAVFWTRLYKRHYRIDVDLPFRLQPESIDRMRCLRARVIRSLFHLYEPFDLRVSKIPALPESTPTTLLNSKCLLFWVRKVPGTRPEALWEFNFKFLKQQGHGKNGCAKSLHTPRQYEDVHKNPDSDCYVLQVTTLNFIFTPVVMGMTLTLFTINVSTDMRHHRVRLVFQDSPLQRGKKRADQGGIQVVLDPVQSVKLMDWWHPQYPSSPYT; encoded by the exons ATGCCCAAGAAAGGGAACCGAAAACGGCTGAAATTTAGGGCCGGGGACGTTTGTTCGGAATCAG TGACCGTTGCTGATTATGCTGATGCCGACCCAGCCGTTGTGAAGTCAGGGAGGGTGAAAAAGGCTGTGGTAAATGCAGTTGAAAAGGAAG TAAAATTACTCTGCGGCTTGGAAGCATCCCAAGGTGCTGTGGAGGAGGTCCTCTCGTCTGCAGCGGGTGTCACAGCTGATGCTTTGGATAGTGGTGAGGACCCAGACCCTGAAGaggatggagaaaatgaaactAAAGTGGCCcgcaagaagaaaaacaagaggagaaaag agagcagtgagagcaGTGAGGGGGAGGAGTATCCTATGGATATTTGGTTAGTGCTTGCCTCCTACATTCGGCCTGAGGATGTATGCCGATTTGCTCTCATCTGTAGGAATGCCTGGACAGTCACTTGCACTGCAGTTTTTTGGACCAGGCTCTACAAAAG ACACTATAGGATTGATGTTGACCTGCCGTTTCGTCTCCAGCCTGAATCCATTGACAGAATGCGCTGTTTACGGGCCCGTGTGATCCGCTCCCTTTTCCATTTGTATGAGCCGTTCGACTTGCGTGTCTCAAAAATTCCCGCCCTGCCAGAATCCACGCCCACAACCCTGCTCAACTCCAAG tgTTTACTGTTCTGGGTCAGAAAAGTGCCAGGGACTCGGCCAGAGGCATTGTGGGAGTTTAACTTTAAGTTTTTAAAACAG CAGGGGCACGGTAAGAATGGTTGTGCCAAGTCCTTGCACACGCCCAGGCAATATGAAGATGTCCACAAGAACCCAGACTCTGACTGCTACGTGCTTCAGGTCACCACCCTCAACTTCATCTTCACCCCTGTGGTCATGGGCATGACGTTAACCCTG TTCACAATCAATGTTAGCACAGACATGCGCCACCACCGCGTCCGTCTGGTGTTCCAGGACTCGCCGCTCCAGCGTGGGAAGAAGAGGGCGGACCAGGGTGGGATCCAGGTGGTGCTGGATCCCGTACAGAGTGTGAAGCTCATGGACTGGTGGCACCCACAGTATCCCTCTTCACCCTACACGTAG